The following are encoded in a window of Spodoptera frugiperda isolate SF20-4 chromosome 3, AGI-APGP_CSIRO_Sfru_2.0, whole genome shotgun sequence genomic DNA:
- the LOC118274002 gene encoding GPI mannosyltransferase 2, whose product MYSPRQKILWFAFSTRILLIILQAISNLIIPDHNANVFISPEDPNLRKTNADVIVDKLLGGMKRWDAQYFIHIAQFGYTYENCLAFFPLFPLLVRYFAYGLNSVFGTVLNFHSNLLISATILNIVFFIKSADVLHRLSLRILRSECRAYKSVILYCVNPASIFFSAPYSESLFAWMSFYTMFKCTESETLRFANIDIMSGLPAGFSMITRSNGSVNLGFIFYATFKNVIERTIPEIIYKYRTLKHKIILPFLLLPLLTTLVSVFLTVTIALLPFLLVQTYNYLKYCVHNEHNLPEFLSNTEYVLPGSAESPWCNSSIPLSYSYIQSHYWDVGFFKYYKLKQIPNFILAAPVIVLVMYHCLSYVICNIRLCFRLGLRSNIIGYSNKMPYRPKQYSKCFGANDPIVFVYIVHMLFLCVFCIMFVHIQVTTRLLASASPILYWICSTKMNVGPTPTSDQNTINEHFRRIGIGKRIPSHHLSIANLEGVDNMYSKWKTFIISRKMPDVQSRMIQYYFIGYYFIGTVLFSNFYPWT is encoded by the coding sequence ATGTATTCCCCACGGCAGAAGATTTTGTGGTTTGCATTTAGTACTCGGATTCTACTGATTATCTTACAAGCAATATCAAATCTTATCATACCGGACCATAACGCTAATGTATTTATTAGCCCCGAAGACCCAAACTTGCGTAAAACGAATGCGGATGTCATCGTCGATAAGTTATTAGGGGGCATGAAAAGATGGGATGCCCAGTACTTTATACATATTGCCCAGTTTGGCTACACTTATGAAAATTGTCTAGCGTTTTTCCCTTTATTTCCATTACTTGTAAGATATTTTGCTTATGGACTGAATAGTGTATTTGGTACAGTGCTAAATTTTCATAGCAATTTGTTAATTTCTGcaactattttaaatattgtattttttattaaatcagcAGATGTATTACACAGACTGAGTTTAAGAATTTTGCGCAGTGAATGCAGGGCATATAAATCTgttatattgtattgtgttaatCCTGCAAGTATTTTCTTCTCTGCACCATATTCAGAATCACTGTTTGCATGGATGTCGTTTTATACAATGTTCAAGTGTACAGAAAGTGAGACTCTGAGGTTTGCTAACATTGACATAATGAGTGGTCTACCAGCTGGGTTCTCCATGATCACTCGGTCTAATGGTTCTGTCAATTTAGGATTCATATTCTATGcaacttttaaaaatgttatagagAGAACTATACctgaaattatttacaaatataggaCATTAAAACATAAGATAATATTGCCATTCCTATTGTTGCCACTGTTGACTACACTTGTATCAGTGTTTTTGACTGTAACTATAGCTCTGTTGCCATTTCTTTTAGTACAGACATACAATTACTTGAAGTATTGTGTACACAATGAGCACAATTTACCAGAATTTTTATCTAACACTGAGTATGTGTTGCCTGGTAGTGCTGAGAGTCCATGGTGTAACAGTAGTATACCATTGTCATATTCCTATATACAAAGTCATTACTGGGATGTTGGTTtcttcaaatattataaattgaaacaGATTCCTAACTTTATACTGGCTGCACCTGTTATAGTGTTAGTGATGTACCATTGCTTGTCTTATGTAATATGCAACATAAGACTGTGTTTTAGACTTGGATTGAGATCTAATATAATTGGGTATTCAAATAAGATGCCTTACAGGCCAAAGCAATATTCTAAGTGTTTTGGGGCCAATGATCctattgtatttgtatatattGTGCATATGTTGTTTCTCTGTGTATTCTGCATAATGTTTGTACATATACAGGTGACTACTAGGCTTTTGGCATCAGCTAGTCCGATATTGTACTGGATATGTTCAACTAAAATGAATGTTGGTCCCACACCAACATCTGATCAGAATACTATAAATGAGCATTTTAGACGAATTGGGATAGGGAAGAGAATACCTTCACATCATTTATCCATAGCCAATTTGGAAGGTGTTGATAATATGTACAGCAAATggaaaacatttataatatcgaGAAAGATGCCAGATGTACAATCACGAATgatacagtattattttattggatattattttatagggACAGTATTGTTTTCAAATTTTTATCCATGGacttaa
- the LOC118273975 gene encoding ubiquilin-1 isoform X2, whose product MAEGQDEPKKITITVKTPKEKQQVEIDEDADVKKLKEVLSPKFSAEPEQLCLIFAGKILNDADSLKQHNIKDGLTVHLVIKTPPRPEPEGATRRPPADVGATPFGLNSLGGLAGLESLGLGQSTFMDLQARMQQELLSNPDMLRQVLDNPLVQQMMNDPENMRTLITSNPQMQDLMARNPEISHMLNNPELLRQTMELARNPAMLQELMRSHDRALSNLESIPGGYNALQRMYRDIQEPMLNVASSMAGNPFSGLVDNSDGTNPQQGAENRQPLPNPWQRGGGGGGGGAAGTGGTGAAPTGPGLINTPGMQSLLQQMSENPRLVQSMLSAPYTNTMLQALAADPDMASQLINQNPMFANNPQLQEQIRTMMPQMLAQLQNPEMQQMMSNPQALNALLQIQQGLEQLRTAAPSLVGNLGLGVGNATATPTTTPPAPAAPPNAPPRQQQNSELFTQFMQRMMSAMANNQTNSSQPPEQRYSQQLEQLTAMGFLNREANLQALIATFGDVNAAVERLLALGQLSMS is encoded by the exons ATGGCAGAGGGACAGGACGAACCCAAAAAAATTACTATTACAGTGAAAACACCGAAAGAAAAACAGCAAGTAGAGATTGATGAGGATGCTGACGTTAAAAAA CTCAAGGAAGTGTTGTCCCCTAAATTCAGTGCAGAGCCGGAGCAGTTATGTCTCATATTTGCCGGAAAGATCTTGAACGATGCCGACTCCCTGAAACAGCACAACATCAAGGACGGGCTGACAGTCCATCTCGTGATAAAGACCCCTCCGAGGCCCGAGCCTGAGGGCGCTACACGACGCCCTCCAG CTGATGTTGGTGCTACTCCATTTGGTTTAAATTCATTGGGTGGATTAGCAGGCCTAGAGAGTTTGGGTCTTGGCCAGAGCACTTTTATGGATTTACAG GCTCGAATGCAACAAGAGCTCCTGTCCAACCCAGACATGTTGAGACAAGTGCTGGACAATCCACTGGTGCAACAGATGATGAATGACCCCGAGAACATGCGCACACTTATCACTTCAAACCCACAGATGCAGGATCTTATGGCA AGAAATCCAGAGATAAGTCACATGCTGAACAACCCTGAGCTTTTGCGGCAGACTATGGAGTTGGCTCGCAATCCCGCCATGTTGCAGGAACTCATGCGTTCTCATGACCGTGCCCTCTCCAACCTGGAGAGCATACCTG GTGGTTACAATGCTTTACAGCGTATGTACAGAGACATCCAAGAGCCAATGTTGAATGTAGCTAGCAGTATGGCGGGCAACCCCTTCTCTGGACTAGTGGACAACTCTG ATGGTACAAACCCGCAACAGGGAGCTGAGAACAGGCAACCACTGCCCAACCCTTGGCAGCGTGGTGGcggtggtggcggcggcggtGCCGCGGGGACCGGCGGCACTGGCGCCGCACCGACCGGGCCCGGCCTCATCAACACGCCGGGCATGCAGTCGCTGCTGCAGCAGATGTCTGAGAACCCTCGCCTCGTGCAGTCCATGCTCTCCGCGCCCTACACCAACACTATGCTCCAGGCCCTCGCCGCTGACCCTGACATGGCATCCCAGCTTATTAACCAG AACCCGATGTTCGCGAACAACCCCCAGCTACAGGAACAGATCCGTACAATGATGCCGCAAATGTTAGCACAGTTACAGAATCCAGAGATGCAGCAGATGATGTCCAACCCACAG GCCCTGAACGCGTTACTCCAGATCCAGCAAGGGTTGGAGCAGCTCCGCACGGCGGCGCCGTCACTGGTGGGCAACCTGGGGCTGGGCGTGGGCAACGCCACCgccacccccaccaccacgccGCCAGCACCCGCCGCGCCGCCCAACGCACCCCCGCGCCAACAACAGAACTCTGAACTCTTCACGCAG TTCATGCAGCGAATGATGTCGGCCATGGCGAATAATCAGACGAATTCATCACAGCCGCCCGAGCAGCGCTACTCGCAACAACTCGAACAACTTACGGCTATGGGCTTCCTTAATCGGGAAGCGAATCTGCAAG CACTGATTGCGACATTCGGCGATGTAAACGCGGCGGTGGAGAGGTTACTAGCCCTCGGCCAGTTGTCCATGAGCTAA
- the LOC118273975 gene encoding ubiquilin-1 isoform X1: MAEGQDEPKKITITVKTPKEKQQVEIDEDADVKKLKEVLSPKFSAEPEQLCLIFAGKILNDADSLKQHNIKDGLTVHLVIKTPPRPEPEGATRRPPADVGATPFGLNSLGGLAGLESLGLGQSTFMDLQARMQQELLSNPDMLRQVLDNPLVQQMMNDPENMRTLITSNPQMQDLMARNPEISHMLNNPELLRQTMELARNPAMLQELMRSHDRALSNLESIPGGYNALQRMYRDIQEPMLNVASSMAGNPFSGLVDNSDGTNPQQGAENRQPLPNPWQRGGGGGGGGAAGTGGTGAAPTGPGLINTPGMQSLLQQMSENPRLVQSMLSAPYTNTMLQALAADPDMASQLINQNPMFANNPQLQEQIRTMMPQMLAQLQNPEMQQMMSNPQALNALLQIQQGLEQLRTAAPSLVGNLGLGVGNATATPTTTPPAPAAPPNAPPRQQQNSELFTQSYAHRPHFDVFMQRMMSAMANNQTNSSQPPEQRYSQQLEQLTAMGFLNREANLQALIATFGDVNAAVERLLALGQLSMS; this comes from the exons ATGGCAGAGGGACAGGACGAACCCAAAAAAATTACTATTACAGTGAAAACACCGAAAGAAAAACAGCAAGTAGAGATTGATGAGGATGCTGACGTTAAAAAA CTCAAGGAAGTGTTGTCCCCTAAATTCAGTGCAGAGCCGGAGCAGTTATGTCTCATATTTGCCGGAAAGATCTTGAACGATGCCGACTCCCTGAAACAGCACAACATCAAGGACGGGCTGACAGTCCATCTCGTGATAAAGACCCCTCCGAGGCCCGAGCCTGAGGGCGCTACACGACGCCCTCCAG CTGATGTTGGTGCTACTCCATTTGGTTTAAATTCATTGGGTGGATTAGCAGGCCTAGAGAGTTTGGGTCTTGGCCAGAGCACTTTTATGGATTTACAG GCTCGAATGCAACAAGAGCTCCTGTCCAACCCAGACATGTTGAGACAAGTGCTGGACAATCCACTGGTGCAACAGATGATGAATGACCCCGAGAACATGCGCACACTTATCACTTCAAACCCACAGATGCAGGATCTTATGGCA AGAAATCCAGAGATAAGTCACATGCTGAACAACCCTGAGCTTTTGCGGCAGACTATGGAGTTGGCTCGCAATCCCGCCATGTTGCAGGAACTCATGCGTTCTCATGACCGTGCCCTCTCCAACCTGGAGAGCATACCTG GTGGTTACAATGCTTTACAGCGTATGTACAGAGACATCCAAGAGCCAATGTTGAATGTAGCTAGCAGTATGGCGGGCAACCCCTTCTCTGGACTAGTGGACAACTCTG ATGGTACAAACCCGCAACAGGGAGCTGAGAACAGGCAACCACTGCCCAACCCTTGGCAGCGTGGTGGcggtggtggcggcggcggtGCCGCGGGGACCGGCGGCACTGGCGCCGCACCGACCGGGCCCGGCCTCATCAACACGCCGGGCATGCAGTCGCTGCTGCAGCAGATGTCTGAGAACCCTCGCCTCGTGCAGTCCATGCTCTCCGCGCCCTACACCAACACTATGCTCCAGGCCCTCGCCGCTGACCCTGACATGGCATCCCAGCTTATTAACCAG AACCCGATGTTCGCGAACAACCCCCAGCTACAGGAACAGATCCGTACAATGATGCCGCAAATGTTAGCACAGTTACAGAATCCAGAGATGCAGCAGATGATGTCCAACCCACAG GCCCTGAACGCGTTACTCCAGATCCAGCAAGGGTTGGAGCAGCTCCGCACGGCGGCGCCGTCACTGGTGGGCAACCTGGGGCTGGGCGTGGGCAACGCCACCgccacccccaccaccacgccGCCAGCACCCGCCGCGCCGCCCAACGCACCCCCGCGCCAACAACAGAACTCTGAACTCTTCACGCAG TCATACGCGCACCGCCCGCACTTCGATGTG TTCATGCAGCGAATGATGTCGGCCATGGCGAATAATCAGACGAATTCATCACAGCCGCCCGAGCAGCGCTACTCGCAACAACTCGAACAACTTACGGCTATGGGCTTCCTTAATCGGGAAGCGAATCTGCAAG CACTGATTGCGACATTCGGCGATGTAAACGCGGCGGTGGAGAGGTTACTAGCCCTCGGCCAGTTGTCCATGAGCTAA
- the LOC118274108 gene encoding tubulin polyglutamylase TTLL13, translating into MEVDLQDTFLREEDQQSQHSSKQTYSVANKRKNEKVQEEKVATEQQAKEEKEQAENIASMLIRNYDNKLYGEDDTSQPTSRTAPIIPIEATRKKKKRRRSQISICLTNCRYESIRKVASAFGMREVSEEDAWNFYWTDMSVSVERAKEMKRFQRINHFPGMLEICRKDLLARNLNRMQKIYPKEYNFFPKTWCLPADFGEALNYSKSRKNKTFIIKPECGSQGRGIYLTKSLKDIKPTDKLICQVYLSKPYLVDGYKFDIRVYTLITSCDPLRIFVYNEGLVRFATSRYADPNVNNTTNVFMHLTNYALNKHSRTYVYDSEAGSKRKISTLNKILLSQGVDLDRLWHAIDQVIVKTIISAWPILKHSYHACFPSHDMVHACFEILGFDILLDHKLHPYILEVNHSPSFHTDTQLDREVKEGLLTDTLTMLNIWQCDKRRVLEEDRKRIRDRLLQTNKFAEFTPTEEKEPEKSPWQTQIQWEETHLGNYRRVYPVGEQYASLFQQPSGSLYTGTASSRARGDCTRLQREEFQQTKAKAEALKKPSQPKGPKEGEKKPEEGSSTTTAITTTTITEKPSKAKARADKEQKRKDKDDKDKKLSNKPSLSQQPVPEKEVKPTYVLCSFEPDPIVEKEERERVNLLAQRDFLIRSYGMLEQIYLVMKKMGTLRPEDERKYGVYGRLSVVSNSPKTAIKKSKTVAQRPNDNGDYSDSGLQVQCRDVVIYERPLPVLDVPERSTKAHLARTAYTIRRMSSLVSVPLPK; encoded by the exons ATGGAG gtggATTTACAAGACACTTTCTTGCGTGAAGAGGATCAGCAATCGCAACATAGCTCGAAACAAACATATTCAGTGGCAAACAAAAGGAAAAATGAGAAAGTGCAgg AAGAGAAAGTGGCAACTGAGCAGCAAGCTAAGGAGGAAAAGGAACAGGCTGAAAACATAGCTTCAATGCTGATACGTAACTACGACAATAAACTGTACGGAGAGGATGACACATCACAACCAACATCAAGAACAGCCCCTATTATTCCTATAGAAGCTACACGCAAGAAAAAGAAGAGGAGGAG ATCGCAAATATCAATATGTCTAACAAATTGTCGATATGAGTCAATACGGAAGGTTGCTAGTGCTTTTGGGATGCGAGAAGTATCTGAGGAAGATGCTTGGAATTTTTACTGGACAGACATGAGTGTTTCTGTGGAAAGAGCAAAAGAAATGAAAAGATTTCAACGCATCAATCATTTTCCTGGAATGTTAGAAATCTGCAG GAAAGACTTGCTAGCACGGAATTTGAATAGAATGCAGAAAATTTATCCCAAGGAGTacaatttttttccaaaaacttgGTGCTTGCCTGCAGA TTTTGGTGAAGCACTAAACTATAGTAAGTCCCGTAAAAATAAGACATTTATCATAAAACCAGAATGTGGGAGCCAAGGGCGCGGCATCTATCTAACGAAGTCACTTAAAGATATTAAACCTACGGACAAACTTATCTGTCAG GTGTATTTATCAAAGCCATACTTGGTTGATGGATACAAGTTCGATATTCGAGTATACACTCTTATAACATCGTGCGACCCCCTTCgcatttttgtttacaatgaagGACTCGTAAG GTTCGCTACGAGCCGGTACGCAGATCCTAATGTGAACAACACGACAAATGTGTTTATGCACTTAACGAACTACGCCCTAAATAAGCACAGCCGCACTTATGTGTATGATTCAGAAGCGGGAAGCAAACG CAAGATATCGACTTTGAACAAGATCCTGTTGTCACAAGGCGTCGACCTGGACAGGCTGTGGCACGCCATAGACCAAGTTATCGTGAAGACTATAATATCTGCGTGGCCGATTCTCAAGCATAGCTACCACGCATGCTTTCCTTCGCATGATATG GTGCATGCGTGCTTTGAAATACTGGGCTTCGATATCCTTCTGGATCATAAGTTACACCCTTATATACTCGAA GTGAATCATTCGCCGAGTTTTCACACGGACACGCAGTTGGACCGCGAGGTGAAGGAAGGTCTACTCACAGACACGTTGACTATGCTCAATATATGGCAGTGTGATAAGCGAAGAGTTCTCGAAGAGGACCGCAAGAGGATACGAGACCGGCTCCTTCAGACAAACAA ATTTGCAGAATTTACACCAACAGAAGAGAAAGAACCCGAAAAGAGTCCATGGCAAACCCAAATACAATGGGAGGAAACGCATCTAGGAAACTATAG acGTGTGTACCCGGTGGGTGAACAGTACGCGTCCCTGTTCCAACAACCGTCGGGCTCGCTCTACACTGGTACCGCTTCATCGCGGGCCCGAGGAGACTGCACGCGCTTACAGAGAGAAGAATTTCAG CAAACCAAAGCCAAAGCCGAAGCTCTTAAGAAGCCATCTCAACCGAAGGGCCCCAAGGAAGGTGAGAAGAAACCTGAAGAAGGAAGCTCTACCACTACCGCAATCACTACAACTACAATTACAGAAAAGCCGAGCAAAGCAAAGGCTCGCGCTGACAAGGAACAGAAACGCAAAGACAAAGATGACAAAGATAAGAAGCTCAGCAACAAACCCTCGCTCTCTCAGCAACCG GTGCCCGAGAAAGAGGTCAAGCCTACGTACGTGCTGTGTTCGTTCGAGCCTGATCCTATCGTGGAGAAAGAGGAACGCGAGAGAGTCAATTTGTTGGCGCAGAGGGATTTCCTCATAAGAAGTTACGGCATGTTAGAGCAG ATTTATTTAGTCATGAAAAAAATGGGAACGCTAAGGCCAGAAGACGAACGCAAATATGGCGTCTACGgacgtttgtcagtagtgtccaATTCGCCCAag ACCGCCATTAAGAAGAGCAAAACAGTCGCACAGAGGCCTAACGACAACGGCGATTACTCGGACAGTG GACTACAGGTGCAGTGCCGTGACGTAGTGATATACGAAAGGCCGTTGCCCGTACTGGACGTTCCAGAGCGCTCTACTAAGGCACATCTCGCACGCACTGCCTACACAATACGGAGAATGAGCTC ACTAGTGTCGGTCCCGCTGCCCAAGTAA
- the LOC118274109 gene encoding cyclin-dependent kinase 7 gives MEESILRYEKIDFLGEGQFATVYKARDVKTDKIVAVKKIKIGSRLEAQDGINRTALREIKLLQELQHINLIGLLDVFGQKSNVSLVFDFMDTDLEIIVKDNTIVLTPANVKAYMIMTLRGLEYLHQNWILHRDLKPNNLLINREGILKIGDFGLAKAFGSPTRINTHQVVTRWYRSPELLFGARQYGTGVDMWAIGCILAELLLRVPFLPGESDLDQLSRIFQVFGTPSEETWPGMKNLTDYVQFKHFPPQQLRHIFSAASDDLIQLLESLLALYPPSRCDCTQALQMAYFSNKPAPSIGSKLPMPSNISKIEAEKPSLKRKLLENIDGGSLAKRLQF, from the exons ATGGAAGAATCGATTCTACGGTATGAAAAAATTGACTTCCTAGGAGAGGGACAG TTTGCCACTGTCTACAAAGCTAGAGATGTGAAGACGGATAAAATTGTGGCGGTAAAGAAGATCAAAATAGGCTCCCGTCTGGAGGCTCAAGATGGTATCAACCGAACAGCTTTGAGAGAGATAAAGCTGCTGCAGGAGTTGCAGCATATCAATCTCATTGGTTTATTAG aTGTATTTGGACAAAAATCAAATGTATCATTAGTGTTTGACTTTATGGACACAGATCTAGAGATAATTGTTAAGGACAATACTATAGTGCTCACTCCAGCTAATGTTAAGGCTTATATGATTATGACTTTAAGAG GTTTAGAATACTTACACCAGAATTGGATTTTGCACAGAGATTTAAAGCCTAACAACTTGCTTATAAATCGGGAAGGAATTCTAAAGATTGGTGATTTCGGTCTGGCAAAGGCCTTTGGCTCTCCGACCAGAATAAATACTCATCAGGTTGTCACCAGGTGGTAcag ATCCCCAGAACTATTGTTTGGAGCCAGGCAATATGGCACAGGTGTAGACATGTGGGCGATAGGTTGTATATTAGCAGAACTACTGCTGAGAGTGCCCTTCTTACCTGGAGAGTCAGATCTGGACCAACTTTCGCGTATCTTTCAAGTGTTTGGCACACCAAGTGAAGAAACTTGGCCA gGTATGAAGAACTTAACAGACTATGTGCAGTTCAAGCACTTTCCACCGCAGCAGCTACGCCACATTTTCAGCGCCGCGTCTGATGATCTCATCCAACTGTTGGAGAGCCTACTTGCTCTGTATCCACCCAGCCGGTGTGATTGCACACAGGCATTACAGATGGCGTATTTCag CAACAAACCAGCTCCATCAATAGGCTCCAAGCTGCCTATGCCTTCCAACATAAGCAAGATAGAGGCTGAAAAACCGTCGCTAAAGAGAAAGCTGCTGGAAAACATCGATGGCGGTTCCTTAGCGAAAAGACTACAGTTTTGA